CGAAACGCTCCCACTCGATCGTCTGCGCCGAGGTATCCGGAGAAGGGGTGCCGGTCGCGCGCAACAGATTGCCCGGATCGGAGAAGCGCCGCCCCGGCTGGTTCAGCAGGTTGGTCGCGTCGAAGAAAACTTCGAAATTCTTGGTGATCGCATAGCGTGCCGAGAAATCCATTTCGTCATCCGCCGCCCAATAGGTGTCTCCGGCATCGGTCAGATCGTCGGCGATGCCGTCGAGCCATTTCGACCGGCGCTGATATTGCAGGCGCAGCGACAGGCCGTATTTTTCGTAATAGCCGCCGATGTTGTAGACCATGTCCGATGTGCCGGGCAGCCGTACCTTGCGCGTGGGGATCAGGCCGATCGCGGGCTTGGTAACTTGGCTGTCGTTAAGTGTGAGGTTGGCACTGATGCCGAAACCACCCATCCAGTCGGGCAGGCCAAGGTTCTTCGTCCAGGGCTCAAGCTGCAGCTGCGCAGCGGCTTCGACACCGAACACGCGTCCATCGCCACCGTTGGTGATCCGCGAGAAATCATAGTTCGACCGAAGATTCGCGCCAACGTCCAGGTCGGTGGATCCGTACTTGCGTGTCTGGCGATACAGGACGTCGTTCACCTTCTTGTAGAACGCGCCGACCGACAGATAGCCTTGCGGACGCATATACCATTCGAAGTAAGCATCGACGCCATAAGCGCGTTCCGGCTTCACATCGGGGTTGCCGCTGGAAATCGTCTGGTTCGGGTCGTTGATGACGATATTTGGGCGGAGCTGGTCATAGTCCGCGCGCGCTGCGCCAGAGTTAAACGAGAGCCGCAGCTTCTTGGTGTCGTCAACATTGTAGTTCATGTGAAGGCTCGGGAAAAACAGCGTCTGACTTGACTCCGCGGTAACCAATCCGCTTGGCGTGCTGCCAATTAACTTAACGGCCGACCCGCGATTTTTGATATGCTCGGCGCGGACGCCGCCCAGGATCGAACCCCAGTCATATTTCAGCGTGCCCATCAGATAGCCGGCGAAGATTTGCTCGCGCACGTCGTAATTATTGCTCGTTACGGGGCTGAAAGCGAAGTTGGCGCGCGCCGCCGCGGACACCGCACGCATCTTGTCGGTATCGAAATAGCGGAAGGTGTAGCCCATCGGCAGCTTGCCGAGAAACCCGTGGTCGAGCGAGAACTGGTTGTAATCGCTGGGCAAGCCGATCGTGGCGAACTGTGCCGCGCGGGTTGCGCTGTCCGAGCCAAGAACGATGTTCTTTTCGTCGGCCACCTTGGTGCGCTGGTCGAACTGGAAGCCCGCCTTGAACGTCGCATCGGCGCCGAGGAAGCCAGTCCGCCGGGTAAGGACGAGCTTGGCCGTATAGGCATCGGTCGTGTCGACGGCGTCGAGCACGGTGAACGACGATGCCGGCTTGGTGAAGGTGTCGATCGCCGTCACTTGCGTGCCCGCCTGAAACCGCGTCGGGCCGCTCAACTGATTGGTGGTGAACAGCGTCAGATTGCCCCGGTTCGGGTCACTGAAGTCATAGCCTACCGTCGGGCGCAGGGTGCGCGTCGAAGGGCTTTCGTATGATGCTTCGCCGACGACCGAGCGATCGTCCTTAGATTGCGTGTAATTGCCGAGCCACATCGCATGCCAGCCATCGGCAAAGTCATGGTCACCGGCGACCGTGTTAGTGAAGATCGATTGCTTGAAGGCACGCAGCGTCGAGCGCTGGCGGATGTCGATGCCGTAGATCGTGCCCTTTTGCGGCGTGTTGCCGACGCAGACATCGCCATAGCCGCTCGTCGTCGGCGTAGTGTTCACCGTGGTCGGGCAGGCAGCGGTGTTGAGCGCCAGATCGCCCTGCCGATCGTCGAGATCGAAGCGGTAATTGTCGCGTGCTTCGTCGTCGGTGAAGATCGTGTAGATCGACCGCAGCGAAATGGTGTTGGCGTCGTCGGGTTTCCAGTCCAGCCGACCCGAGGCGGACCAATTGCGGCGGGTGAGGCGATACAGCTTGTTCTCGGTCTCCTGCGCCCAGAAACGATTTTCCCAGCCGGGGCGCTTGTCGTTGCCCGTCGTGGGCGCGGTCAGCCCATTGGTCGCACCGATTTCGCTGCCGACGCGCTCATAATCGGTTTCGAAATTGTCGGTGATCTGGCCGCGCTCGAAATAGCTGCCCGAGACCAAAATCCCGATCTCGCCACCGCCGACCTGGAACCGGTCGGACGCCACGAGCGAGGCTTCATATTGGTTGCGGTCGCCATATTCGGCGACGCCGAACCCGGCCTTGCCGCTTACGTTCAGACCCTTGTAGTCGAATGCCGAGCGCGTGATGACGTTGACGTTGCCCGCCACGGTTTCACCGGGCATTTCGGGCGTCACCGCCTTGGATACGATGATCTTTGACGCGATCGCCGACGGGATCGAATCAAAGCGGGCATCGCGCCCTTCGGGGCTGACCACGTTGATCCCGTCGAAGGACAGCGTCGTCCAGTAATTGGGTGCGCCGCGCAAGCTGATGTAACGCGCCTGACCCTGGTCTCGCTCGACCGCGGCACCGGCCAGACGACCGACCGCCTGCGCGATATTCTGGTCGGGTAGCCGACCGACGCCATCGGCCGCCGCGACGGTGACGAGCGAATCCGAATCCCGCTGGATATTGAGCGCCGCTGCTTCCGATTCGGCGATTGGGCGTGCGCCGGTGACGACGATCTCCTGGTCTTCCTCCGCCGCCACGGCTGACGGCGCGGTCGGTGCGGCCGACCCGGTCGGAGCCGGTGCCTCTGGCCGGGCCACCGCCGGCGTCGCCAGGATACAAGCCAGCGCGCCTGCGCTGGACGCGAGCAACCATTTAGTCTGCGATGTCATAACGCCCCCGAATCAACCCCAATTGCGGTCGGCCCTAGGGGCGGGACATGTCGTCAGCCTTGCATTTTTATGTCAGTTGCCGGTCACTGGCATGACGGTTTTGCGACACGGGCCGGATTTACTCCTCGCCCATCCGCAGCGCCGCGATGAACGCCTCCTGCGGGATGCTGACGCTGCCGTACTCGCGCATCTTCAATTTGCCCTTCTTCTGCTTGTCGAGCAGCTTGCGCTTGCGGCTGGCGTCGCCGCCATAGCATTTCGCGGTCACGTCCTTGCGCATCGCGCTGATCGTCTCGCGCGCGATCACCTTGCCGCCGATCGCTGCCTGGATCGGGATTTTGAACAGATGCCGTGGGATCAGTTCCTTGAGCCGCTCGACCATGCCGCGCCCGCGAACCTCGGCGGTGCCGCGGTGGACGATCATCGACAGCGCATCGACCGGCTCTTCGTTGACGAGGATGCTCATCTTGACGAGGTCACCCTCGCGATTGCCGATCTGGCTATAATCGAAGCTCGCATAGCCCTTCGACAGTGATTTCAGCCGGTCGTAGAAATCGAACACCACTTCGTTGAGCGGCAGTTCGTAGGTCGCCTGCGCACGGCCGCCGACATAGGTCAGGTTCTTCTGGATGCCGCGCCGCTCCTGACACAGCTTCAGGATGCTGCCGAGATATTCGTCGGGCACGTAGATAACCGCTTCAATCCACGGCTCGCGGATCAACGCAATCTTGTTGGGCTCTGGCATGTCGGCGGGGTTATGCAGCTCGAAATGCGTCGTGCCCGCGGGATCGGGGTGGGTCAGCTCGATTTCATAGACCACGCTTGGCGCGGTGGTGATCAGATCAAGGTCATATTCGCGCGTCAGGCGCTCCTGGATGATCTCCAGATGCAGCAGCCCGAGGAACCCGCAACGGAAGCCGAAGCCCAAAGCGGCGGACGTCTCCATCTCGAACGAAAAACTCGCATCGTTGAGGCGCAGCTTGCTGATGCTCTCGCGCAGTTTCTCGAAATCGGCGGCATCGACCGGGAACAGCCCGCAGAATACGACTGGCTGGACTTCCTTGAACCCGGGCAACGCCTCGGTGGCGGGGCGCTTGGCATCGGTGATCGTGTCGCCGACGCGCGTCTGTGCCACTTCCTTGATTTGCGCGGTAATAAAGCCGATTTCTCCGGGGCCGAGGTCGGTCAATTGCTCGATCTTCGGGCGGAAACAGCCGACGCGGTCGACCAGATGGACGGTGCCGGCCTGCATGAACTTGATCTGCTGGCCCTTTTTCAGCACGCCCGCCATCACGCGCACGAGGATGACGACGCCGAGATAGGGGTCGTACCAGCTATCGACGAGCATCGCCTTGAGCGGCGCCTCGGCATCGCCCTTGGGCGGCGGGATGCGCGTGACGATCGCTTCGAGCACTTCGGCGATGCCGATCCCGGCCTTGGCGCTGGTCAACACCGCCTGGCTCGCGTCGAGGCCGATCACTTCCTCGATCTCGGCCTTCACCTTGTCGGGGTCGGCAGAGGGGAGGTCGATCTTGTTGATGACCGGGATGATCTCGTGATCGTGCTCGATCGATTGATAGACGTTGGCCAGCGTCTGCGCCTCGACGCCCTGTGCGGCATCGACCACGAGCAACGCGCCCTCGCACGCGGCGAGGCTGCGGCTGACTTCATAGGCGAAATCGACGTGGCCCGGCGTGTCCATCAAGTTCAGCGCATATTCGATCCCGTCCTTGGCCACATAGCGCAAGCGCACCGTCTGCGCCTTGATCGTGATCCCGCGTTCCTTCTCGATATCCATGTTATCGAGGACCTGTTCGGACATCTCCCGGTCGGTGAGGCCGCCGGTCGCCTGGATCAAGCGGTCGGCGAGCGTCGATTTGCCATGGTCGATATGAGCGATGATGCTGAAATTGCGGATGTTCTGAAGAGGGGTCACGTATTCGCCCGGGTTCGTGCTGAAGAGGATGTGCGTCGCCATAGCATCGCCGGCCCGCCCGCACAAAGCCCGCCCGCATCGATGCAAAGGGTCCTGTTCCTGCAACCCGGAATCGCGTAATCAGCGCATAAAGCGATTCATCGTTGGGGGGGCAGGGTACATGACAAAGCTACGGTTTGGAGCAACGACGGCAATCGTGTTGGCACTCGTTTCGACGCAAGCGCAGGCCCAGCGTCTCGCCAAGCCGTCGGGCACGCAGAAGACGCAAGAGGCGACGATGAACGACGTGCCGCGCTGCGCAACCAAGCATGGGACGATCTCAATCGTCGACGGCGACGATTCGCGCGGCTGGACTCAGTATAATCTGGCGCCGCCGCAGAAACTGCTCAAGGTGCTCGTCCAGCGCTCGGGCTGCTTCAACATCGTCGATCGCGGCAGCGGGCTGCAGGCAGCGCAGCGCGAGCGCGACATCGGTAACGATCTCGGCCTGCAGCGCCGCTCCAATGTCGGCCAGGGCCAGATCAAGGCCGCCGACTATGTGCTGCAAGCGGAAGTGCAGGGCGCGAACAGCAATGCCAGCGGCAGCGGCGTCGCTGCGGGCCTCGGCGGCATTCTTGGCGGACCGATCGGCGGGATCGTCGGCGGCATGCGTAGTCGCAAGATGGAAGCCAATGTCGTCCTGTCGATCACCAACGTCCGCACGACCGAGACGCTGGCCACCGAGGATGGCTATGCCGCCAAGAATAGCCTCAGCTTTGGCGGTGGCGGCGGTGTATTTGCGGGCGTCGCTGGTGGCGGCGCGGTCGGCGGTGGGTATGACAACACCGATATCGGGCGGATCGTGACGCTGGCGTTCATCCAGGCCTATGCCAAGCTGGTCAACGACCTCGGGTATATCGGTGCCGGCGACACCGGAACGGCCGAGGCCGCACCGGCCAAGACCTTCACGGCGCAGGGGGCGCTCGCGCTCCGCTCTAGCGCCAGTGCGTCGGGCCGCGTGTTGCGGACCTTGCCGCCCGGGTCGGTCGTCTATCCGACCGGCAACAAGAATGGCCTGTGGTGGGAAGTCGCCGATGAAAACGACAATGTCGGCTGGGTGATCAACACCAAGCTCGCCCCGTCGCGCTGATCGTTCGGGGAAGCACTGGCGGCGGCCCCCTGGGCGGGGTAGCGTGACGGCACATGATTTGGAGACGATCGATGAAATACACCGCCCCCTTTGCCGCCGCCGCGCTTGCTCTTGTGGCGGTCGCCCCCGCCACCGCCGCCCTGAAAGTGGGCGATAAGGCACCGGCTTTCACCACCGAAGCCGCGCTGGGTGGTACGTCGTTTACCTTCACGCTTGCCAAGGCGCTGAAGAAAGGGCCGGTCGTGCTCTACTTCTTCCCCGCCGCCTTCACCTCGGGCTGCACGGTCGAGGCGCATGAGTTTGCCGAGGCGAGCGCCGAGTTCGCCAAGAATGGTGCGTCGCTGATCGGCCTGACCGCGGGCAATGCCGAGCGAATCAAGGAATTCTCGGTCAAGGAATGCGCCAGCAAATTCCCCGTCGGCCTTGCTACGCCTGCCACGATTACCGGCTATGACGTGACACTGCCGCAAAAGACCGGCTGGACCAATCGCACCTCCTACGTCATTTCGAAGACGGGCAAGGTCGCCTATGTGCTGTCGGACCTTAACCCGGCGGGCCATGTCAGCGGCACGATGGCCGCGGTGAAGGCGCTCAAGGGCAAATAGGACTGGCCTAGTGGTTCGACCCCATCGCTTCGATCGCTGCCAAGGCAGCACCGAGGCGGTCGGGCCCTTGGCCGCCGATGACGGCGTAGCGCACTCCACGCCGGTCAAGCTCCGCGCGCGACAGATCGAAAAAGCGTCGGCGTTCGGCCGCACTGCCGAACATCCGCGTACCATCGTCGATCCACGGCAGATCGATGTCGAGCAGCAGGTACAGGTCGGCGGTGTTCCGCCACGCGTCGAACCACGGGTCGCGCGTGCCGAACAGCATGTCCGCCCATACCGCGGTCATCAATGGATCGGTATCGAGGAACAGGCGGCGGTTGCACTGTCGCAGCGCAGCGTGCGTCATGGCATCATGGGTGCGCGCGATCTCGACCAAATCGGCCATCGTCAAATCGATGCCGAACTGCTCGCACCAGGTCCGGCCATATTCGGGCACGGCACAGGTTTCGTAGTGCGTAGCGAGTAACGGCAGCAACGTGGATTTGCCGGTGCTTTCGGGGCCATGCAGGCAAATCGTGCGTGCATAATAGGGTCGCACCACTGGCGGCAG
Above is a genomic segment from Sphingomonas sp. HMP6 containing:
- a CDS encoding AAA family ATPase, whose product is MTRGFVLGKFMPPHNGHVLLCETARALVDSLTILVCWLPDDPIPGPLRLAWMRDLFPDCRVIGHDAMAPQEPADHPDFWAIWRGIVHTAHPEPIDRLFASEAYGARLAAEVGAQFHPIDPRREAVPIAASAIRTDPWRAWRYLPPVVRPYYARTICLHGPESTGKSTLLPLLATHYETCAVPEYGRTWCEQFGIDLTMADLVEIARTHDAMTHAALRQCNRRLFLDTDPLMTAVWADMLFGTRDPWFDAWRNTADLYLLLDIDLPWIDDGTRMFGSAAERRRFFDLSRAELDRRGVRYAVIGGQGPDRLGAALAAIEAMGSNH
- the lepA gene encoding translation elongation factor 4, yielding MATHILFSTNPGEYVTPLQNIRNFSIIAHIDHGKSTLADRLIQATGGLTDREMSEQVLDNMDIEKERGITIKAQTVRLRYVAKDGIEYALNLMDTPGHVDFAYEVSRSLAACEGALLVVDAAQGVEAQTLANVYQSIEHDHEIIPVINKIDLPSADPDKVKAEIEEVIGLDASQAVLTSAKAGIGIAEVLEAIVTRIPPPKGDAEAPLKAMLVDSWYDPYLGVVILVRVMAGVLKKGQQIKFMQAGTVHLVDRVGCFRPKIEQLTDLGPGEIGFITAQIKEVAQTRVGDTITDAKRPATEALPGFKEVQPVVFCGLFPVDAADFEKLRESISKLRLNDASFSFEMETSAALGFGFRCGFLGLLHLEIIQERLTREYDLDLITTAPSVVYEIELTHPDPAGTTHFELHNPADMPEPNKIALIREPWIEAVIYVPDEYLGSILKLCQERRGIQKNLTYVGGRAQATYELPLNEVVFDFYDRLKSLSKGYASFDYSQIGNREGDLVKMSILVNEEPVDALSMIVHRGTAEVRGRGMVERLKELIPRHLFKIPIQAAIGGKVIARETISAMRKDVTAKCYGGDASRKRKLLDKQKKGKLKMREYGSVSIPQEAFIAALRMGEE
- a CDS encoding TonB-dependent receptor encodes the protein MTSQTKWLLASSAGALACILATPAVARPEAPAPTGSAAPTAPSAVAAEEDQEIVVTGARPIAESEAAALNIQRDSDSLVTVAAADGVGRLPDQNIAQAVGRLAGAAVERDQGQARYISLRGAPNYWTTLSFDGINVVSPEGRDARFDSIPSAIASKIIVSKAVTPEMPGETVAGNVNVITRSAFDYKGLNVSGKAGFGVAEYGDRNQYEASLVASDRFQVGGGEIGILVSGSYFERGQITDNFETDYERVGSEIGATNGLTAPTTGNDKRPGWENRFWAQETENKLYRLTRRNWSASGRLDWKPDDANTISLRSIYTIFTDDEARDNYRFDLDDRQGDLALNTAACPTTVNTTPTTSGYGDVCVGNTPQKGTIYGIDIRQRSTLRAFKQSIFTNTVAGDHDFADGWHAMWLGNYTQSKDDRSVVGEASYESPSTRTLRPTVGYDFSDPNRGNLTLFTTNQLSGPTRFQAGTQVTAIDTFTKPASSFTVLDAVDTTDAYTAKLVLTRRTGFLGADATFKAGFQFDQRTKVADEKNIVLGSDSATRAAQFATIGLPSDYNQFSLDHGFLGKLPMGYTFRYFDTDKMRAVSAAARANFAFSPVTSNNYDVREQIFAGYLMGTLKYDWGSILGGVRAEHIKNRGSAVKLIGSTPSGLVTAESSQTLFFPSLHMNYNVDDTKKLRLSFNSGAARADYDQLRPNIVINDPNQTISSGNPDVKPERAYGVDAYFEWYMRPQGYLSVGAFYKKVNDVLYRQTRKYGSTDLDVGANLRSNYDFSRITNGGDGRVFGVEAAAQLQLEPWTKNLGLPDWMGGFGISANLTLNDSQVTKPAIGLIPTRKVRLPGTSDMVYNIGGYYEKYGLSLRLQYQRRSKWLDGIADDLTDAGDTYWAADDEMDFSARYAITKNFEVFFDATNLLNQPGRRFSDPGNLLRATGTPSPDTSAQTIEWERFGRRYAGGVRINF
- a CDS encoding peroxiredoxin, translated to MKYTAPFAAAALALVAVAPATAALKVGDKAPAFTTEAALGGTSFTFTLAKALKKGPVVLYFFPAAFTSGCTVEAHEFAEASAEFAKNGASLIGLTAGNAERIKEFSVKECASKFPVGLATPATITGYDVTLPQKTGWTNRTSYVISKTGKVAYVLSDLNPAGHVSGTMAAVKALKGK
- a CDS encoding CsgG/HfaB family protein — translated: MTKLRFGATTAIVLALVSTQAQAQRLAKPSGTQKTQEATMNDVPRCATKHGTISIVDGDDSRGWTQYNLAPPQKLLKVLVQRSGCFNIVDRGSGLQAAQRERDIGNDLGLQRRSNVGQGQIKAADYVLQAEVQGANSNASGSGVAAGLGGILGGPIGGIVGGMRSRKMEANVVLSITNVRTTETLATEDGYAAKNSLSFGGGGGVFAGVAGGGAVGGGYDNTDIGRIVTLAFIQAYAKLVNDLGYIGAGDTGTAEAAPAKTFTAQGALALRSSASASGRVLRTLPPGSVVYPTGNKNGLWWEVADENDNVGWVINTKLAPSR